The segment actatcccagcttttcaatgggcgcaaggcacacagtaacaccctggacggggcgccactcacacacacacacacacacacattcacctacagggcaattcagtgtctcctattatcctgactgcatgtttttcgactgtgggagtaaacccacacagacacgggggagaacatgcaaactccacacagaaaggtcttggaccgccccgcctggggatggaacccaggaccttcttgctgtggggcgacagtgctacccaccaagccaccgtgaaGAATATGGTACAGaaagaatataaataaaatatacatggCAGAACGTGCAATTTGTGCATCAGACTATGGCATGaactaaaattatataaatatatatatgtttatatgtatatatgtctaAAACTAAAATATCAGGTAATGGCATCAATATATACAATAGAAGcaataatctttattattaatatagattcttctttaataatttaataatttataataatttagttaataatatataataaagaagaaTATGTACGTTATGTATATAagtctgtgtgtgcgtgcataaGTTTGAGTCTGATTTAATGTCGTGAATATCACAAATGTGAAAACATGGAGTTATAAAAAGAATTGTCAGGTTCAGTTCTTGATTATCTAGTTCTGCTGATGATCTCCGTTGTGTACCAGGGGATCATAAGAAGGGACAGAGACGTCTTATTAATCATACATGCAGATATATAGTGTACAGAAGAAGGGTCACGTGGACCGGAACTCTGTGTGTTACTATAGAGAAGAGTTACAGTCTACGTGATCTTAatgatatttatttaacaaCCCCTGAGATTGGGACAGAACAGAAAAACGGGAGAATACAGACAGAATTTCTCCCTGACGGAGACGACTGTGTAGGACGTGTGTCTTGTGGACTTCAGTGTGGACGAGTTGAGGAGTTTGTGTTccaataattagaaatgaacaGTTtaagggcggctcggtgggtagcactgtcgcctcacagcaagaaggtcctgggttcaatccccagacggggcggtccgggtcctttctgtgtggagtttgcattttctccccgtgtctgtgtggagtttcctcccacagtacaaaacatgcattcaataggagacactgaattaccctataggtaaatgtgtgtgtgtgtgtgtgtgtgtgtgtgtgtgtgtgtgtgtgccctgcgatggactggcgccccgtccagggtgttactgtgtgccttgcgcccatttaaaagctgggataggctccacccgactggataagcagttaagaaagagagtgagtgagtgagagagtgagtgagagagtgagtgagagagtgagtgagtaatttaaCTAAATAAATTTACAATTTCAGTTTCATGTAGCTGTGGGATCAGTTTTGGTTTGACATTCTCTAAAGTCTCGTATCGTTCTTCATGTCGTGTTAGATCTGGTGTGTTTGATAAACGTTACCATCATAATCTGTGTGAATCAGCCGGGTGTTCCGGGCATGGCGGGTGATCAGGTTAAAATACTGAAATATTTCTCCATCATGGATTGaacgttgtgtgtgtgtgtgtgtttttgtttgtttttagccGTGACTGCAGGCACCTCGCCCCGGATGCCGGGCCCTCACGGCACTAAGTGTGGCTCTGTGTATCCCAGCCAGTACGCCTGCAGCACTCTGCCCCTGTACCCCTCCAGTCCCCGCAGCGCCACCatcaggaggaaacccaggaGAACCGAACACAAGAGCTCATGTAGGAGGAATCGAGCTTCAAATGTGATTTGTAATGATGTGCTGGTGTTGTGGACTGGGTCTCTAACTGTTTTAGGGCATTTTGGGgatcatttatataaatatttcattttttttctcctcATTGGTGTCATCAGATTTTTGCTTggtgtataatataattaataataatagtaataatgtttataataataaaaataatctctCGTCTCTGTGTTGTGTCCTCAGTGTCTCTCTCCTCCACCACGCTGGGTGTTGGAGGTCAGGTGGTTCATGTAGAGGTGAACGAGGTGGTGCTGAGGGGCGACCCGCTCATGGGCTTCGGTCTGCAGCTTCAGGGGGGAGTTTTTGCCACCGAGCCGCTTTCTGCACCCGCCAGCATTCGCTTTATAGAGCCGGACACGCCCGCCGAGAGGTGACGTATACAGTCTAAGGTTTAAATACAGGTGTAggtgaatatttatttaccccCCTCGGTTCTGTGCTGTGGAAGATGTGGGCTGTTGCAGGTCGGTGACCGGGTTCTGTCAATAAATGGAGTTCCTACTGAGGACGGGACGCTGGAGGAGGCCAATCAGCTTCTCCGAGATGCAGCTCTGTCCAATCAGGTCTCGCTGGAGGTGGAGTTTGATGTCGCAGGTTTGTGATGATCGTTAAAATCTTTTTTAGAGGCTCCGCCCTCTTTACTGTGACAAGTACAGAGGCTCCGCCCTCTTTACgttgacaggtacagaggctaCGCCCTCTCTAACAGGACCATCTCCGTGTACGTTTCAGAGTCGGtcgtccccagcagtggaacgTTTCAGGTGAAGCTTCCGAAGAGGCGGGGGGTGGAGGTGGGCATCACCATCAGCTGTAAGTAACTCGACCATGAGGTGGCGCTGTGACCATGATACACAGGAGTTCAGGTACAGCGATGGAAtttactttaatgtttttataacaTTACAGCGAGCAAGAGACCCGGCAGACCCCTCATCATCTCTGAGATCAAGAGAGGGAGCATCGCTCACAGGTACAtcagagtaataataataataaatatagtaataataataaataccataataaaaataaatataataataataataataataatatcataacaataaatataatagtaataataaatataataataatactaatgattataataatataataatagtaataataaatataataataataataatgattataataaatataataataataataaatatgataataataataataaaaaatagttataataataaatataataataatataaataataataaatacaataataatgagaataatagtaatacatataataataataatgacaatgaaaataataaataaaataataaatataataataatactgaaaataataatcatttattattctccactgaccccttcttattcacttgtacttttcccacccagcagacattcATGTCTgagtgtaggtgcccagccatccgataacagagctgagattctcaTTAGAAGCACAGAAATGAATGTTTAGTTAGTATTTTATGGATGGGGGATCTACATGTGTCGTTTAAGGGTAAGACCTGGTCAGTCCTGAACTACAGACAGGATGAAAACACTGGAGCGTTGTGATAAACCCACAGACACCGACTGTAAATTCTGTGTGGGTATCAggattaaaaagtaaataaatgtagttcCTCACGCTGGTACGTGTTCCTGTGCAGGACGGGTACACTGGAACCAGGTGACCGTTTGCTGGCCATCGATAACGTGAAACTGGAACACTGTGGGATAGAGGAGGCCATGGCGGTCCTGCAGCAGGCCGAGGAGATGGTCCGACTGCGCGTTCAGAAAGACGAGGACaacctaggtgtgtgtgtgtgtctataagtACACACTATGTCCAAactggactgtgggagtttgtgcccattcagtcaatagaggtcagtgtgtgtgtgtgtgtgtgtgtgtgtgtgtgtgtgtgtgtgtgtgtgtgtgtgtgtgtgtgtgtgtgtgtgtgtgtagatgagcTGGAATCCTCTGGGTCGGTGATATTTACAGTAGAACTGAGGAGACACGGAGGTCCTTTAGGAATCACGATCTCTGGTACTGAGGAACCTTTCAACCCCGTCCTCATCTCCAACCTCACACCTCACGGCCTggcacacaggtacacacacacacacacacacacacaggtacacaaactcacacacgggtacactcacacacactcacacacaggtacacacacacacaggtacacaaactcacacacaggtacactcacacacactcacacgcaggtacacacacacactcacgtacaggtacaggtacacacacacactcacacacaggtacacacacacaggtacacacacactcacacacaggtacacacacacacacacacacacaccggtacacacacacacacacacacacaggtacacacacacactcacacacaggtacacacacacacacacaggtacacacacacactcaccatctTGGAtgatccaagatggcggcgcgttaacacgcagcggccgctctggggtcgaaaaacggtgtttttttgttgttttcagaaaaagtttgtaagtttgtttaggacagttttgtttataaacgtatggaaaccacttttgactcaGTTTACAACCGCCAAACACTGCTACAACTGAGGAAACAGTCAGAAACTAACCTGCGGGATGATCTGCGGCGAACTCTGCATGgactctgcctacttcgcgaaccaggcctacagtcctcggtgttacctgaagcaggtgaccgggggagggggcgccgcaagcggtgctcgaggaagcagaagcgtggaaagcgagccggggtccgtgctaggctaaaagctaacccaagccggccggctctaccatcgttattcctcgcaaatgcatgctctctggagaataaactggactgtatcagacttcagcgaacgacccaatgtgagtacagagactgttgtgttttaattttcactgaaacatggcttagcgacaacattccagacagtgccattcagctagacgggctagcatcgtatcgcgccgatagaaatgcagctcagtccggtaaaacacgaggaggaggcgtttgtgtttacattaacaccgaatggtgcaaggactctgtgcttgttgtggcgtactgttctccgatggtggaatttgctattgttagatgcagacctttttatttaccacgggaattcaccagcgtgcttattgtcgcggtgtatcttccgcccagcgcgaacgcgaaggaagcattgagcgaactttacagagccatcagcgaactacagaccattcatccagacggactgtttattatcgctggggattttaatcatgcaaatctcaagtctgttctccctaaattccatcagcatgtggactttgctacgagaggagcgaacacgctggataatgtttacactaacattgccggtgcgtaccgggcggagccccgcccccacctcggatactcagaccacatctctgtaatgctaattccagcatacagagcactcgtcaggcgctccagacctgtacagaaacaggtgaaaacctggccagaaggatccatctctgctcttcaggactgttttgagtgcactgactgggacatgtttagggaggctgcaacatacggcgattacactgatctagaggagtacacgacttcagtgacctgctacatcagcaaatgcattgaggacgtcactaccactagaaccatcacttccagacccaaccagaagccgtggatgactccagaggtgcgtgcactgctgagggcccgagactccgcttttaaagcaggtgaccagccggctctgagaacagcgagagccagactgtcccgggcgatccgagaagcaaagcgcgcacacggccagaacatccacagccacttccagaacagcggtgacacacggcgcttgtggcagggcatccaggccatcaccaactacaggacgactccactcgtctgtgacagtgatgcctcccttccagatgcgctgaatgacttctacgctcggttcgaggcgcagaacaacatgttggcgaggaagatgatcccaccttgtgacgaccaggtgcttcgtctcaccacagcggacgtgaggagaactctgcacagagtcaacccacggaaagcttctggaccagacaacattcctggccgagtgctcaagggatgtgcagaccagctggcagatgtattcactgacatcttcaacatctccctgagcagcgccatcgttccaacgtgcctcaagacgaccaccatcgtaccaaagaagtcatctgtgtcatgcttcaacgactatcgtcccgtagcactcacgcctatcatcacgaagtgcttcgagaaactagtcatgaggcatattaagacactactgcctcccaccatggacccactgcagtttgcgtaccgtcctaaccgctcaacggacgacgccatatccaccacacttcacctggcttctacacacctggacagaaagaacacttacgtcaggatgctgttcatagactttagctcagcattcaacaccatcattcctcagcatctaattggaaagctgagcacgctgggcctgaacacctctctctgcaactggatcctggatttcttgactgagagacctcagtccgtccggatcggtaagaacacctccagcaccaccacactgagcaccggcgctccccaaggctgtgtgctcagtccactgctgtttactctgcttacgcacgactgtacagcaatgcacagctcgaattccatcgttaagtttgcagacgacacaactgtggtgggactcatcagcaacaacgatgagtcagcgtacagagaggaggtacaacatctaacgaactggtgccaagtcaacaacctgtctctgaatgtggataaaaccaaagagatggtcattgactttagaaagacactaagggaccactccccactgcacatcgacggctcatctgttgagatcgtcaagagcaccaaatttctcggtgttcatctggaggagaatctcacctggacccttaacaccagttccatcaccaagaaagcccagcagcgtctctactttttgagaagactgaggaaagctcatctgccaccccccattctcaccacgttctacagaggaacaatcgagagcatcctgagcggctgcatcactgtctggttcggaaattgtactgcgtcggaccgcaagactctccagcgagtagtgaggacagctgaaaagatcatcggggtcgctcttccatctctcacggacatttttaacacccgctgcatccgcaaagctctcagcattgtggacgatccaacccatccatcacatggactttttactctgctcccgtctgggagacgataccgcagcatccggactaacacaaccagactgtgtaacagttttatccctcaagcaatcagacttctaaactcaggactgtaaatcaactgtaactgtaaatcaaatttcctccggaaattttctgctgccacacactgatctgttttgactgttacttgcatttttgcacacctcctggaaatgcacaataatttctgcaccttacttgtattttgcaccttatttactttttaggcaccttatctgcattgccaattttacgctgctaatgtacaacatgtcactacctcaggaaccattgtaccatctattcaccatcatgtactaacacttgtctttagtcctgtcttctaattacttgtttagattagggataattaggaatatcttttgtagttatttattataggattttttgtatttattgttgtatttacagtgttttgtattgtcttgcactttttgtaccgtgttacaccgtgatcctagaggaacgctgtttcgtttcaatatgtacttgtatgtagctgaaatgacaataaaacctctctgactgaCTCtgacacacaggtacacacacacacagatacacacacacacacacacagatacacacacaggtacacacacacacacacaggtacacacacacaggtacacacacacacacatgtacacacacacacacacaggtacacacacacacacaggtacacacacacacacacacacaggtacacacacacacaaacacacacacaggcacacacacacacacacacaggtacacacacaggtacacacacacacacacacaggtacacacaggtacacacacacacaggtacacacacacacacactcaggtacacacacacacaggtacacacacacacacacaggtacacacacacacaggtacacacacacacacaggtacacacacacacaggtacacacacacacacacacacaggtacacacacacacacaggtacacacacacacacacaggtacacacacacacacaggtacacacacacacacactcaggtacacacacaggtacacacacaggtacacacacacaagccccgccaccaccaagttgccactgttgggtccctgagcaaggcccttaaccctcaattgctcatcatgttccactcattgtgtaagtcgctttggataaaagcgtctgctaaatgctgaaaatgtaaatgtaaatgtacacacacacacacacacacacacacacaggtacacacacacacaggtacacacacaggtacacacacacacacacaggtacacacacacacacaggtacacacacacacacacacacaggtacacacacacacacacacacacacaggtacacacacacacaggtacacacacacacaggtacacacacaggtacacacacacacacacaggtacacacacacacacacacacacacaggtacacacacacacacacacaggtacacacacaggtacacacacacacacacaggtacacacacacacacacacaggtacacacacaggtacacacacaggtacacacacacacacactcaggtacacacacacacaggtacacacacacacactcaggtacacacacaggtacacacacacagttgtgtAGTTGTACTAATATAAACTAGAGCAGTGGTGGctcactggttaaggtactgaacaagtaatcataaggttgctggttcaagcccaccaccaagttgccattgttgggctcctgagcgaggcccttaagcctcagttgctcaaattgtgttccatgataattgtaagttgcttcgaataaaagtgtctgttaaatgcaaACTTAACTTCTCTAAATCTCTCTGTGTCACATATATaatcacgtgtgtgtgtgtgtgtgtgtgtgtgtgtgtgtgtctgtgtctgtgtgtgtctgtgtgtgtctgtgtgtgtgtgtgtgtgtgtgtgtgtgtgtgtgtgtgtgtgtgtaggaccgGTGCTCTACATGTAGGTGATCGTGTGTTGGCCATTAACACTGTGAGTCTGAAGGGGAAACCGCTGAGTGAAGCCATTCAGCTCCTCCAGACGTCTGGTGATGTAGTTACACTCAAGATCCAGAAACGACCGGAACGtaagtctcacacacacacacacacacacacacacacacaccacactcagatacacacacacacacacacacacacaccacactcagatacacacacacacacacacatacacacacacacacatcacaaacacacatacacacacacacacacacatcacaaacacacacacatacacacacacacacacacacatacacacacacactttcacacacatacatatatacaccgatcagccataacattaaaaccacctctttgtttctacactcgctgtccattttatcagctccacttaccatatagaagcactttgtagttctacaattactgactgtagtccatctgtttctctacatgctttgttacccccttttaccctgttcttcaatggtcaggaccaccacaggacccccacagagcaggtattatttaggtggtggatgattctcagcactgcagtgacactgacgtggtgctggtgtgttagtgtgtgttgtgctggtatgagtggatcagacacagcagcgctgctggagttttcaagcacctcactgtcactgctggactgagaatcatccaccaaccaaaaatatccagccaacagcaccctgtgggcagcgtcctgtgaccaagcGTGGAccgaccaggtaggagtgtctaatagagtggacagtgagtggacacggtatttaaaaactccagcagcgctgctgtgtctgatccactcataccagcacaacacacactaacacaccaccaccatgtcagtgtcactgcagtgctgagaatcatccaccacctaaataatacctgctctgtgggggtcctgaccattgaagaacaaggtgaaagggggtaacaaagcatgtagagaaacagatggactacagtcagtaattgtagagctacaaagtgcttctatatggtaagtggagctgataacatggacagtgagtgtagaaacaaggaggtggtcataatgttatggctgatcgatgtacacTCGCACTgcgttttctctctctctcagcggTTTTGGACTCTGACTCCGGGAGCCTCCTGATGACGGGATCTTTCCTGAGCGACGAGGACGACCACGCCCACTCCCTCGGACGCTACAAACACCCCGACTTCCACCGCTTGGCCACGCCGGCCAGTCTGGACTCGGCCATGGACTCGTGGGATAGCTCCGCCCTGGACGCCGGGTACGGGAGCCAAGGTGAGTGTAAATAAAGATCAGAGAcgtctttattatttactgagaATAAAACCGTCGTTCTCTTTATCTGTCTGAGCAGGGACGTACATCAACCAGACGTCTGACACGGCCGTGTACACGAAGAGTCCGGGGGTGTCCAGGGACTGCGACCGTCGTACTGCTGCAGGGTATGATGGGAAACTGGGAGAGAGAGATTGGAAATACAGTGGGTACAGGTAGCACGGAGAGTCCGTTATCCCCgctctctgtgcagcaccatcgatccgCCAGCAGAGGGGGTAGTTGCTGCCGTTATGAGGAGGGTATAACTGCGGTGGAGGGGATTTTCTCATAACGGCAGCAATTACCCCCTCTGCTGGcggatcgatggcgctgcacagagaccctcggACTTGTACTGTAGTAAATCGTCCCGGTGAACGCGCCCGACTGGACTGGCATTACCCAGGTTGCTTTGCGTTGCTGCAGATCCGTCAGCCCGGTGCTCTGGCGCGGCGATGCTGATGCTCAGGAGAACTACTGGTCACGAGCCCTGCAGGACCTGGAGACGTGCGGCCAGTCGGAGATCCTCCGAGAGCTCGAGGTGAGGAGCCGGAAACTCACgtccacaataataataaagtgtgtttttatcatgtgtgtgtgtgtgtgtatgtgtgttacagTCCACCATGATGTCGGGCAGCACCCTGAGTCTGGGTGAGGAGATTGGGGATCAGTGTAACGGATCACTGGATCCTAAACAGAACTGGATGATCAGTAGCACTGTTCCGGAGCTGAAGGAATCcagcaccaccaacaccactccACTGGAGCTACACAAGGTACAAACACCTTCatcacatcagtgtttaaccaAACCATCtattagggctgccactaacgactatctTTCTATTAATtcatctatagactattttaacGATTAGTCGGttaatctaaacgattaatGTCATTCAGAATCtgatttaagcttcttttattctaACACTAAACTGTAGGTGATAATAATCTAAcccagaactaaatgtaaacagggtttatgttcatatgatccatattaaacagagtgcagctcgtgttcatgctgttctgtacACACAGCAACGTGCTTCACCTTATAGCAGAGATcaaatagttagatgtagccgcgtctcattaagtccagcgtacagtaacgacagaacgaTCCCCGATCctaacctccacattcactcaacacttactgcacattctaaaccatgtaaacacgGTGCTGAGTGTTACGCtgttaccggcgcattcacatgagaagctttttgtgctTTAAACTTGCTAAGAAATAcgctattccaagatctccacgattaagaagcgtaatgaaacgatatagacgtgcagcacggcgccggtgctgctgtggtaccatcaaagctttacacagtgaCCAAACCAGCGTTTAGTTCTGTACCAGGTTTAAGTTTCACCAAACTTTGGATAATTTGGGTCGTGGAGAACTttgatcttttatttgaaagctctacaatcgtcctcagatgcaattacgacctctgacgGCTGAtcgaggcgctgcacagagtagaggaataatgctgatcagggtgtggctctccgtgcacaaagctgctCCGCATATTAACTCgtgtcatgcaggtgaaaaaatgcagtcggcactgcacacgtgtcggagggggctcgctctcctcaatcagggtgagggtcagcaccagtaaagaGGAAACATAACGCAacttgggtaattggatatgactaaagtcgggagaaaaagaggagaaaataaataaaaaaaaataataaaaaaaaagttatgtcTCGTACCAAACTCTAAATCATattatgaaatattttacactgtggctcggtgggtagctctgtcacctcacagcaagaaggtcctgggtttgattcccaagtggagcagtCCTGGTCctgtttgtgtggagtttgtatgttctccccgtgtctgtgtgggtttcctccgggagctccggtttcctcttacagtcaggttaattggagatgctaaagtCCCCGCagaaatgagtgtgtgtatgcatgaatgtgtttgccctgtgatggactgccgaTTTGTCCAGGCAACCTGTTTcctgacccaccacgaccctgaataggataaggtcatggtaaaacagacaatgaatgaatgaatgatttttttGTAATTCAGTGTTTGTTTGAAACTAAAGAACTGAATCTAACAGACGTCATAAATCTCTCGTCTCTTTCAGCTCTGTTTGCAGAAGGACTCGGACTGCAGGGATTTTGGATTCAGTGTGTCTGATGGTTTGTTAGAAAAAGGCGTTTATGTGAACATGATCCGTCCTGATGGTCCTGCAGATCGGGCGGGGTTACGTCAGTACGACCGAATCCTGCAGGTAAACTGTTCCAGTCCCCCTTTAATCAGAGTGATGTGGGACGAAAACGGGTTAGAGATAAACGGAAAAGCTGAAGAAATGAGAAGAgaatcattaataaataaaaactgaacgTTTATATGCTAAACCTCCCACACTGTAGCACTGGGTCACAgagaaacataataataataaacttgtaTGTAAACACCCtcctgtggaggctttatgttacatcttgtaaaccacagtgggaccatttacatttatattctcggcatttaacagatgcttttattcaaacagtactgtgacagtatactgtctaagcaattgaggttaaagggccttgctcaagaacccaacagcggcaacctggcagcgacCTTTCCATTACAAGTCCAGAaccttgaccactaggctaccactgtctttgAAAAGCAttacagagagagtaagatgctgtttgtgttgcctgggtcacacaaaaaaatcatggatgggtgcccaggtggagcagcgggatactccctggtttgaaactcggcgttgccaccggtcggctgggcaccatctagcgggggcataattggcagtgcctgcagcagacactaattgggcaccgtgtctgctagggtgtCACCTCAAAGGCAATcggggatccaccagcagcggaagacagattgactacgataaagtgggagaaaatgcagaaataaaat is part of the Trichomycterus rosablanca isolate fTriRos1 chromosome 7, fTriRos1.hap1, whole genome shotgun sequence genome and harbors:
- the grip2a gene encoding glutamate receptor-interacting protein 2a isoform X5 yields the protein MWRMRCSINPKHLPDGVTSSVSSMKKGTGGAVKGKRRVFFSLRCRMGIIKGRVKDDGCYSKGNKVSAANTNSAAAKRHSVSDEFRGLTTVDLIKREGSSLGLTISGGSDKDSKPRVSNLRPGGLAARSDQLNVGDYIKSVNGINLSKLRHDEIISMLKNVGERVVLEVEYELPPVASSAVSSVISKTIEVRLEKEGNSFGFVLRGGFHEDWRKARPLVVTYIRPGGPADRGGTLRVGDRVLSVNGAALNRHKHADVLTLLLQSNQEASFLIEYDVTVMDSVQNHSGPLQVEIMKSSGSVLGLTLSSSPYRNKHVITIQKIKAASVADRCGALHVGDVVLAIDGVSTERCTVMEAQQLLTNSPDTTKLEILPTHLQDTVRVQRSSERQWESSVIYPGTLPPTHSKVPPAWSSSTPPHPHCTPVTAGTSPRMPGPHGTKCGSVYPSQYACSTLPLYPSSPRSATIRRKPRRTEHKSSLSLSSTTLGVGGQVVHVEVNEVVLRGDPLMGFGLQLQGGVFATEPLSAPASIRFIEPDTPAERCGLLQVGDRVLSINGVPTEDGTLEEANQLLRDAALSNQVSLEVEFDVAESVVPSSGTFQVKLPKRRGVEVGITISSSKRPGRPLIISEIKRGSIAHRTGTLEPGDRLLAIDNVKLEHCGIEEAMAVLQQAEEMVRLRVQKDEDNLDELESSGSVIFTVELRRHGGPLGITISGTEEPFNPVLISNLTPHGLAHRTGALHVGDRVLAINTVSLKGKPLSEAIQLLQTSGDVVTLKIQKRPEPVLDSDSGSLLMTGSFLSDEDDHAHSLGRYKHPDFHRLATPASLDSAMDSWDSSALDAGYGSQGTYINQTSDTAVYTKSPGVSRDCDRRTAAGYDGKLGERDWKYNPSARCSGAAMLMLRRTTGHEPCRTWRRAASRRSSESSSPP
- the grip2a gene encoding glutamate receptor-interacting protein 2a isoform X1 — encoded protein: MWRMRCSINPKHLPDGVTSSVSSMKKGTGGAVKGKRRVFFSLRCRMGIIKGRVKDDGCYSKGNKVSAANTNSAAAKRHSVSDEFRGLTTVDLIKREGSSLGLTISGGSDKDSKPRVSNLRPGGLAARSDQLNVGDYIKSVNGINLSKLRHDEIISMLKNVGERVVLEVEYELPPVASSAVSSVISKTIEVRLEKEGNSFGFVLRGGFHEDWRKARPLVVTYIRPGGPADRGGTLRVGDRVLSVNGAALNRHKHADVLTLLLQSNQEASFLIEYDVTVMDSVQNHSGPLQVEIMKSSGSVLGLTLSSSPYRNKHVITIQKIKAASVADRCGALHVGDVVLAIDGVSTERCTVMEAQQLLTNSPDTTKLEILPTHLQDTVRVQRSSERQWESSVIYPGTLPPTHSKVPPAWSSSTPPHPHCTPVTAGTSPRMPGPHGTKCGSVYPSQYACSTLPLYPSSPRSATIRRKPRRTEHKSSLSLSSTTLGVGGQVVHVEVNEVVLRGDPLMGFGLQLQGGVFATEPLSAPASIRFIEPDTPAERCGLLQVGDRVLSINGVPTEDGTLEEANQLLRDAALSNQVSLEVEFDVAESVVPSSGTFQVKLPKRRGVEVGITISSSKRPGRPLIISEIKRGSIAHRTGTLEPGDRLLAIDNVKLEHCGIEEAMAVLQQAEEMVRLRVQKDEDNLEVSVCVCVCVCVCVCVCVCVCVCVCVCVDELESSGSVIFTVELRRHGGPLGITISGTEEPFNPVLISNLTPHGLAHRTGALHVGDRVLAINTVSLKGKPLSEAIQLLQTSGDVVTLKIQKRPEPVLDSDSGSLLMTGSFLSDEDDHAHSLGRYKHPDFHRLATPASLDSAMDSWDSSALDAGYGSQGTYINQTSDTAVYTKSPGVSRDCDRRTAAGSVSPVLWRGDADAQENYWSRALQDLETCGQSEILRELESTMMSGSTLSLGEEIGDQCNGSLDPKQNWMISSTVPELKESSTTNTTPLELHKLCLQKDSDCRDFGFSVSDGLLEKGVYVNMIRPDGPADRAGLRQYDRILQVNHTRTRDFDCCLTVPLLAAAGDQLQLVISRSLVTPENGPDAPDTLAVLPVHGPERTSSI